In Heliangelus exortis chromosome Z, bHelExo1.hap1, whole genome shotgun sequence, a genomic segment contains:
- the MCCC2 gene encoding methylcrotonoyl-CoA carboxylase beta chain, mitochondrial isoform X2, giving the protein MLLLGPRRLPRPWRLLRGAAASPPARGYHGEAVAAVGSRPDASSALYQENYERMKALVAELQEKAEKIRLGGGEKARKLHVSRGKLLPRERIDRLIDPGSPFLEFSQFAGHQLYGNEEVPAGGIITGIGRVSGVECLIVANDATVKGGTYYPITVKKHLRAQEIAMQNHLPCLYLVDSGGANLPWQAEIFADRDHFGRIFYNQAVMSSQGIPQIAVVMGSCTAGGAYVPAMADESIIVGKQGTIFLGGPPLVKAATGEEVSAEDLGGADLHCRKSGVIDHYASDDNHALHLARKVVRSLNHQKKVDVTTEPAEEPLFPADEIYGIVGDQLKRNFDVKEVIARIVDGSKFDEFKALYGDTLITGFARIFGYPVGIIGNNGVLFSESAKKGAHFIQLCCQRNIPIVFLQNITGFMVGREYEAGGIAKDGAKMVTAVACASVPKITVIIGGSFGAGNYGMCGRAYSPRFLYLWPNARISVMGGEQAATVLATIAKDQKAREGKQLSAADEAALKEPIIRRFEEEGNPYYSSARLWDDGIIDPADTRLVLGLSLSAALNAPTKKTKFGVFRI; this is encoded by the exons ATGCTACTGCTGGGACCCCGGCGGCTGCCGAGACCCTGGCGCCTGCTGCGCGGCGCGGCAGCCTCCCCGCCCGCCCGTGGCTACCATGGCGAGGCGGTGGCGGCGGTGGGCTCCCGCCCCGACGCGAGCTCCGCGCTCTACCAG GAAAACTATGAACGAATGAAAGCACTGGTAGCTGAACtccaagagaaagcagaaaaaatcaGGTTAG GAGGTGGAGAAAAAGCTCGTAAGCTTCATGTGTCAAGAGGAAAGCTGTTACCCAGGGAGAGAATTGACAGGCTTATTGATCCTGG GTCTCCCTTCTTGGAATTCTCCCAGTTCGCAGGTCACCAGTTGTATGGTAATGAAGAGGTACCAGCAGGAGGCATTATCACAGGCATTGGACGAGTATCTGG ggtGGAATGCTTAATTGTTGCTAATGATGCAACTGTCAAAGGTGGTACCTATTATCCCATCACTGTTAAGAAACATTTACGTGCTCAAGAAATTGCCATGCAAAATCACCTTCCTTGCCTGTATTTGG TTGATTCAGGAGGAGCAAACTTACCTTGGCAAGCAGAAATTTTTGCAGATCGAGACCATTTTGGCCGTATTTTCTATAATCAAGCAGTCATGTCCTCACAAGGAATTCCACAG ATAGCAGTAGTAATGGGATCCTGTACAGCAGGAGGAGCTTACGTACCTGCAATGGCTGATGAAAGTATTATTGTTGGCAAACAGGGAACTATATTCTTGGGAGGGCCACCGTTG GTTAAAGCAGCAACAGGTGAAGAGGTATCAGCAGAGGATCTTGGAGGGGCAGATCTTCACTGCAG GAAATCTGGTGTGATCGATCATTATGCTTCAGATGACAACCATGCACTTCATCTAGCAAGGAAAGTTGTAAGAAGTTTGAATCATCAAAAGAAAGTAGAT GTGACTACAGAACCAGCAGAAGAGCCTTTATTTCCTGCTGATGAGATATATGGAATAGTTGGTGACCAACTGAAAAGAAACTTTGATGTCAAAGAG gtCATTGCTAGAATTGTAGATGGAAGTAAATTTGATGAATTCAAAGCGTTGTATGGGGATACTTTAATTACAG GATTTGCAAGAATATTTGGTTATCCAGTAGGAATTATTGGAAACAATGGAGTTCTTTTCTCAGAGTCAgcaaaaaag GGTGCACATTTTATCCAGTTGTGTTGCCAGAGAAATATTCCCATTGTGTTTTTACAGAATATTACAG GTTTCATGGTTGGTAGAGAATATGAAGCTGGAGGGATAGCAAAAGATGGTGCCAAGATGGTAACTGCTGTAGCTTGTGCCAGTGTCCCTAAGATAACAGTGATTATTGGTGGTTCTTTTGGAGCTGGAAACTACGGAATGTGTGGAAGAGCATATAG cccAAGATTTCTTTATTTGTGGCCAAATGCTCGCATATCCGTCATGGGAGGAGAGCAAGCTGCAACTGTTCTAGCTACAATAGCAAAGGACCAAAAAGCAAGGGAGGGAAAACAG ttatctGCAGCAGATGAAGCAGCTTTGAAAGAGCCAATCATTAGGAGGtttgaggaggaaggaaaccCTTATTATTCCAGTGCAAG actATGGGATGATGGAATTATTGATCCAGCTGACACAAGACTGGTTTTGGGCCTCAGTCTTAGCGCAGCATTAAATGCACCTACGAAGAAGACAAAATTTGGGGTTTTCAGGATATAA
- the MCCC2 gene encoding methylcrotonoyl-CoA carboxylase beta chain, mitochondrial isoform X1: MLLLGPRRLPRPWRLLRGAAASPPARGYHGEAVAAVGSRPDASSALYQENYERMKALVAELQEKAEKIRLGGGEKARKLHVSRGKLLPRERIDRLIDPGSPFLEFSQFAGHQLYGNEEVPAGGIITGIGRVSGVECLIVANDATVKGGTYYPITVKKHLRAQEIAMQNHLPCLYLVDSGGANLPWQAEIFADRDHFGRIFYNQAVMSSQGIPQVKAATGEEVSAEDLGGADLHCRKSGVIDHYASDDNHALHLARKVVRSLNHQKKVDVTTEPAEEPLFPADEIYGIVGDQLKRNFDVKEVIARIVDGSKFDEFKALYGDTLITGFARIFGYPVGIIGNNGVLFSESAKKGAHFIQLCCQRNIPIVFLQNITGFMVGREYEAGGIAKDGAKMVTAVACASVPKITVIIGGSFGAGNYGMCGRAYSPRFLYLWPNARISVMGGEQAATVLATIAKDQKAREGKQLSAADEAALKEPIIRRFEEEGNPYYSSARLWDDGIIDPADTRLVLGLSLSAALNAPTKKTKFGVFRI, from the exons ATGCTACTGCTGGGACCCCGGCGGCTGCCGAGACCCTGGCGCCTGCTGCGCGGCGCGGCAGCCTCCCCGCCCGCCCGTGGCTACCATGGCGAGGCGGTGGCGGCGGTGGGCTCCCGCCCCGACGCGAGCTCCGCGCTCTACCAG GAAAACTATGAACGAATGAAAGCACTGGTAGCTGAACtccaagagaaagcagaaaaaatcaGGTTAG GAGGTGGAGAAAAAGCTCGTAAGCTTCATGTGTCAAGAGGAAAGCTGTTACCCAGGGAGAGAATTGACAGGCTTATTGATCCTGG GTCTCCCTTCTTGGAATTCTCCCAGTTCGCAGGTCACCAGTTGTATGGTAATGAAGAGGTACCAGCAGGAGGCATTATCACAGGCATTGGACGAGTATCTGG ggtGGAATGCTTAATTGTTGCTAATGATGCAACTGTCAAAGGTGGTACCTATTATCCCATCACTGTTAAGAAACATTTACGTGCTCAAGAAATTGCCATGCAAAATCACCTTCCTTGCCTGTATTTGG TTGATTCAGGAGGAGCAAACTTACCTTGGCAAGCAGAAATTTTTGCAGATCGAGACCATTTTGGCCGTATTTTCTATAATCAAGCAGTCATGTCCTCACAAGGAATTCCACAG GTTAAAGCAGCAACAGGTGAAGAGGTATCAGCAGAGGATCTTGGAGGGGCAGATCTTCACTGCAG GAAATCTGGTGTGATCGATCATTATGCTTCAGATGACAACCATGCACTTCATCTAGCAAGGAAAGTTGTAAGAAGTTTGAATCATCAAAAGAAAGTAGAT GTGACTACAGAACCAGCAGAAGAGCCTTTATTTCCTGCTGATGAGATATATGGAATAGTTGGTGACCAACTGAAAAGAAACTTTGATGTCAAAGAG gtCATTGCTAGAATTGTAGATGGAAGTAAATTTGATGAATTCAAAGCGTTGTATGGGGATACTTTAATTACAG GATTTGCAAGAATATTTGGTTATCCAGTAGGAATTATTGGAAACAATGGAGTTCTTTTCTCAGAGTCAgcaaaaaag GGTGCACATTTTATCCAGTTGTGTTGCCAGAGAAATATTCCCATTGTGTTTTTACAGAATATTACAG GTTTCATGGTTGGTAGAGAATATGAAGCTGGAGGGATAGCAAAAGATGGTGCCAAGATGGTAACTGCTGTAGCTTGTGCCAGTGTCCCTAAGATAACAGTGATTATTGGTGGTTCTTTTGGAGCTGGAAACTACGGAATGTGTGGAAGAGCATATAG cccAAGATTTCTTTATTTGTGGCCAAATGCTCGCATATCCGTCATGGGAGGAGAGCAAGCTGCAACTGTTCTAGCTACAATAGCAAAGGACCAAAAAGCAAGGGAGGGAAAACAG ttatctGCAGCAGATGAAGCAGCTTTGAAAGAGCCAATCATTAGGAGGtttgaggaggaaggaaaccCTTATTATTCCAGTGCAAG actATGGGATGATGGAATTATTGATCCAGCTGACACAAGACTGGTTTTGGGCCTCAGTCTTAGCGCAGCATTAAATGCACCTACGAAGAAGACAAAATTTGGGGTTTTCAGGATATAA